A window from Litorilinea aerophila encodes these proteins:
- a CDS encoding iron-siderophore ABC transporter substrate-binding protein — MPKTYRKSGREKRNRLFRQALLWGWMVLLVGGLVVGCTPAQETGREETQPVPAASADGEGRRVAHAMGETQVPCTPQRVVTLGQGATDAVLALGLTPVGAVDPWGGKWYAYLGDRMADVPSVGSETEPNLETIVALDPDLILGSRLRHEAIYDQLSAIAPTVFAETIGKAWKENFQLYAQALCREEQGQELLAAWEARIADFQGKMGERLQTRVSLVRFRADEVRIYTTGFPGSVLREAGLSRPESQQVDDWENAPQVMTLSKEQIPLMDGDILFYMVSDWENNEGSQIQAEWTGHPLWQTLQVVQQGAVYPVNEEHWNLGGGILAANRMLDDLYRFFLGEEATEPAPATTAFPVTIEHKFGTTTIPQAPQRVVTVGFSEQDPVLALGVKPVAVREWFGEQPYAIWPWAQDELGDATPQVLRMPFGELNFEAIAALQPDLIVATHAGITQEEYNLLAQIAPTLAQSAAYPDFGMPWQEQTRIIGQALGRPEQAEAQIEKVEAQIAEAAQQHPILAGKTVAWITPAGEPGQFWVVGPDTPPMRFLTALGLSYPDELRALVGELDSAQISSERLDLLDVDVLLVRAANEEERAAIEADPIFQSLGVFQDNRVIFFVGADDPIYGALSFSTVLSLPYALEELVPQLVQAVERS, encoded by the coding sequence ATGCCGAAAACATATCGCAAGAGTGGACGAGAAAAAAGAAACCGGCTTTTCCGCCAGGCTCTGCTGTGGGGATGGATGGTTCTGCTGGTGGGTGGGTTGGTTGTTGGCTGTACCCCGGCGCAGGAAACCGGGCGCGAGGAGACACAGCCTGTCCCGGCAGCTTCAGCCGATGGGGAAGGGCGCCGGGTGGCCCACGCCATGGGCGAAACCCAGGTCCCATGCACGCCCCAACGGGTGGTCACCCTGGGCCAGGGGGCCACGGACGCCGTCCTGGCGCTGGGGTTGACGCCGGTAGGTGCCGTGGATCCCTGGGGTGGGAAGTGGTACGCCTACCTGGGCGACCGCATGGCGGACGTGCCTTCCGTGGGTAGCGAGACCGAACCCAACCTGGAGACCATTGTCGCCCTGGATCCGGACCTCATCCTCGGCAGCCGCCTGCGCCACGAGGCTATCTACGACCAGTTGAGCGCCATCGCGCCCACGGTCTTCGCCGAGACCATCGGCAAGGCCTGGAAGGAAAATTTCCAACTCTACGCCCAGGCCCTCTGCCGGGAGGAACAGGGCCAGGAGCTGCTGGCTGCCTGGGAGGCGCGCATCGCCGACTTTCAGGGCAAAATGGGCGAGCGCCTGCAGACCCGGGTATCGCTGGTCCGCTTCCGGGCCGATGAAGTGCGCATCTACACCACCGGCTTTCCCGGCTCTGTGCTGCGGGAGGCCGGCCTCTCTCGCCCCGAAAGCCAGCAGGTGGACGACTGGGAGAACGCGCCCCAGGTCATGACCCTGAGCAAAGAGCAGATCCCCCTCATGGATGGCGACATCCTGTTCTACATGGTCTCGGACTGGGAGAACAACGAAGGCAGCCAGATCCAGGCCGAGTGGACGGGACATCCCCTCTGGCAGACGCTCCAGGTCGTCCAACAGGGGGCCGTCTACCCGGTCAATGAAGAGCACTGGAACCTGGGCGGCGGCATCCTGGCCGCCAACCGCATGCTGGATGACCTCTACCGCTTCTTCCTGGGCGAAGAAGCCACGGAACCCGCGCCGGCCACCACGGCCTTCCCCGTCACCATCGAGCACAAATTCGGCACCACCACCATTCCCCAGGCGCCCCAGCGGGTGGTGACCGTCGGGTTCAGCGAACAGGATCCGGTCCTGGCCTTGGGCGTAAAACCTGTGGCCGTGCGGGAATGGTTCGGCGAACAGCCCTACGCGATCTGGCCCTGGGCCCAGGACGAGCTGGGCGACGCCACGCCCCAGGTGTTGCGCATGCCCTTCGGCGAATTGAACTTCGAAGCCATCGCCGCGCTCCAGCCGGACCTGATCGTGGCCACCCATGCCGGAATCACCCAGGAGGAATACAACCTCCTGGCCCAGATCGCCCCTACCCTGGCCCAATCGGCCGCTTACCCCGATTTCGGCATGCCCTGGCAGGAGCAGACCCGCATCATCGGGCAAGCGCTGGGCCGCCCGGAGCAGGCCGAAGCCCAGATCGAGAAAGTGGAAGCCCAGATCGCTGAAGCTGCCCAGCAGCACCCGATCCTGGCCGGCAAAACCGTGGCCTGGATCACCCCGGCTGGCGAGCCTGGACAGTTCTGGGTCGTAGGGCCGGACACGCCGCCCATGCGCTTCCTGACCGCCCTGGGCCTCTCCTATCCAGACGAACTCCGAGCCCTGGTGGGAGAGCTGGACTCCGCCCAGATCAGCAGCGAACGCTTGGACCTGCTGGATGTGGACGTGCTACTGGTGCGAGCTGCCAACGAGGAAGAACGGGCCGCCATCGAAGCAGATCCCATCTTCCAATCCCTGGGCGTATTCCAGGATAACCGCGTCATCTTCTTTGTCGGCGCCGATGACCCCATCTACGGCGCGCTCAGCTTTAGCACGGTGCTCAGCCTGCCCTATGCATTGGAAGAGCTGGTTCCTCAACTGGT